From a single Vanacampus margaritifer isolate UIUO_Vmar chromosome 15, RoL_Vmar_1.0, whole genome shotgun sequence genomic region:
- the LOC144034558 gene encoding protein phosphatase methylesterase 1-like isoform X1 → MYLKNAHISRRQCKSVCRFVCACMWTSDVGQNLDYSPVSWQEYFEQMEDVSVGQADGRDVFRVYKAGREGPLLVLLHGGGHSALSWAVFTTAIIARVGCQVLAMDLRGHGDTLVHQSDDFSTQTMSSDVANVIRACHGEIPPPVVLIGHGVGGAIAVHVASNALLPTAVGLVAIDVVEGSAMEALHTIQNFLKGRPKSFKSLDHAIEWSVKSGQIRNLESARVSMVGQIKRLVWFRLVVRDVRLRPWLNLLLCVRCEVEEADTLERAGPVRDDAVEDRNEEFYDRSYVDEEENAAPEAGGGDAQTVYKWRIDLPKSEKYWDGWFRGTSNLFLGCHLPKLLLLAGIDRLDRDLTIGQMQGKFMMQVLPPCGHAVQEDQPDKVADSVAAFLLRHRFAEARREASPNSSLAS, encoded by the exons ATGTATCTCAAAAACGCTCACATCTCAAGGCGCCAGTGTAAGAGTGTGTGCCGCTTTGTGTGTGCCTGCATGTGGACCAGCGACGTGGGCCAGAACCTGGACTACTCGCCCGTGTCGTGGCAGGAGTATTTTGAGCAGATGGAGGACGTGAGCGTGGGCCAGGCCGACGGCCGAGACGTTTTCAGGGTTTACAAAGCGGGACGTGAGGGCCCCCTGCTGGTTCTTCTCCATGGAGGCGGACACTCTGCCCTGTCCTGGGCTGTCTTTACT ACGGCCATCATCGCCAGAGTGGGCTGCCAGGTGCTCGCTATGGACCTCAGGGGGCACG GAGACACTCTGGTCCACCAATCGGACGACTTCTCCACTCAAACCATGTCCAG CGACGTCGCAAACGTGATCCGGGCCTGCCACGGTGAGATCCCCCCTCCCGTGGTCCTGATTGGCCACGGTGTTGGCGGCGCCATCGCCGTGCACGTGGCCAGCAACGCGCTGTTGCCCACCGCCGTTGGACTTGTGGCCATCGACGTTGTGGAGG GAAGTGCGATGGAGGCACTTCACACCATACAGAATTTCCTAAAGGGGAGACCCAAGTCCTTTAAATCTTTGGACCACGCCATCGAGTGGAG CGTCAAGAGCGGACAAATCCGGAACCTGGAATCTGCCAGAGTGTCAATGGTTGGTCAGATCAAAAGGTTAGTTTGGTTTCGATTGGTCGTTAGAGATGTTCGACTCCGACCTTGGCTAAACTTGTTGCTGTGTGTCAGATGTGAAGTGGAGGAGGCCGACACCCTGGAGCGGGCCGGGCCGGTGAGGGACGACGCAGTAGAGGACCGGAATGAGGAGTTCTACGACCGAAGCTACGTTGATGAGGAGGAGAACGCCGCTCCAGAGGCCGGCGGCGGCGATGCCCAG ACCGTCTACAAATGGCGTATAGACCTGCCCAAGTCGGAGAAGTACTGGGACGGCTGGTTTCGAGGAACctccaacctttttttgggCTGCCACCTGCCCAAACTCCTCCTGTTGGCAGGAATCGACCGGCTGGACCGAGACCTGACCATCGGTCAGATGCAAG GTAAATTCATGATGCAGGTGCTGCCGCCTTGTGGTCATGCAGTGCAAGAGGATCAACCAGACAAA GTTGCTGACTCCGTGGCTGCGTTCCTGTTACGACACAGGTTTGCAGAAGCCAGAAGAGAAGCAAG TCCAAACTCTTCTCTGGCCAGCTGA
- the LOC144034557 gene encoding RING finger protein 150-like has translation MAPCSVAAACRSLALSTWLLSFCFVHLLCLDFTVAEREEWYTAFVNITYVEPATKALRTDKTECGRYGEHSPKRDAKGVVVLPAAPHDRQACDPATPFLAPAHAGAWVALIARGNCTYKDKIRHAADRNASAVVIFNVGSANANDTITMPHLDTGDVVAIMIPEPKGREVVSLLERNVTVTMTITIGTRNLQKYVSRTSVVFVSISFIVLMIISLAWLVFYYIQRFRYANARDRNQRRLGDAAKKAISKLQVRTIRKGDQETEADFDNCAVCIEGYKANDVVRILPCRHLFHKSCVDPWLLDHRTCPMCKMNILKALGIALNADCLDDLPLDYDLALGGGVGPLALEAVVSGAAGDGTLSEGGSSVILDPGVRRMGLPQDYRDPPDTLRDSPVTSTTDMHMGELQPLASSVSVASLVIAVETGLLDEERSVQASQMGDKS, from the exons ATGGCTCCGTGCTCCGTGGCGGCGGCCTGCCGCAGCCTGGCCCTCTCGACGTGGCTGCTGTCCTTCTGCTTCGTCCACCTGCTGTGCCTCGACTTCACCGTGGCCGAACGGGAGGAGTGGTACACGGCCTTCGTCAACATCACGTACGTGGAGCCAGCCACCAAGGCGCTTCGCACCGACAAGACCGAGTGCGGCCGCTATGGGGAGCACTCGCCCAAGCGGGACGCCAAGGGGGTGGTGGTCCTACCCGCCGCCCCGCACGACCGCCAGGCCTGCGACCCCGCCACCCCGTTCCTGGCGCCGGCCCACGCCGGGGCCTGGGTGGCTCTGATCGCCCGTGGCAATTGCACGTATAAGGACAAGATCCGACACGCCGCCGATCGCAACGCCTCGGCCGTGGTCATATTCAACGTGGGCTCGGCCAACGCCAACGACACCATCACCATGCCTCATCTGG ATACAGGCGATGTGGTGGCCATCATGATCCCGGAGCCCAAAGGTCGCGAGGTGGTCTCACTGCTGGAACGTAACGTGACGGTCACCATGACCATCACCATCGGGACCAGGAACCTGCAAAAGTACGTGAGCAGGACCTCGGTTGTCTTCGTGTCCATCTCCTTCATCGTGCTGATGATCATCTCGCTGGCCTGGCTCGTCTTCTACTACATCCAGAGGTTCCGATACGCCAACGCGCGAGATCGCAATCAG CGCCGCCTCGGTGACGCAGCCAAGAAGGCCATCAGCAAGCTGCAGGTGCGCACCATCAGGAAAGGTGACCAGGAGACTGAGGCTGACTTTGACAACTGCGCCGTGTGCATCGAAGGCTACAAGGCCAACGATGTGGTCCGAATCCTGCCGTGCAG ACATTTGTTCCACAAGAGCTGCGTGGATCCGTGGCTGCTGGACCATCGCACGTGTCCCATGTGCAAGATGAACATCCTGAAGGCGCTGGGCATCGCC TTAAACGCGGACTGCCTGGATGACCTGCCGCTAGACTACGACCTGGCTCTGGGTGGCGGGGTGGGGCCCTTGGCGCTGGAGGCCGTGGTTTCCGGGGCGGCCGGCGACGGCACACTAAGCGAGGGAGGATCCTCTGTGATCCTGGACCCGGGGGTGCGACGCATGGGACTCCCGCAGGACTACCGGGACCCGCCCGACACCTTGAGGGACAGTCCTGTGACGTCTACCACCGACATGCACATGG GTGAGCTCCAGCCATTGGCGAGCAGCGTCTCCGTGGCGTCGCTAGTGATCGCCGTGGAAACGGGTCTGTTGGATGAGGAGAGATCCGTTCAAGCGTCTCAAATGGGGGATAAGTCCTAG
- the LOC144034558 gene encoding protein phosphatase methylesterase 1-like isoform X2, with protein sequence MWEENFDKEHDVGQNLDYSPVSWQEYFEQMEDVSVGQADGRDVFRVYKAGREGPLLVLLHGGGHSALSWAVFTTAIIARVGCQVLAMDLRGHGDTLVHQSDDFSTQTMSSDVANVIRACHGEIPPPVVLIGHGVGGAIAVHVASNALLPTAVGLVAIDVVEGSAMEALHTIQNFLKGRPKSFKSLDHAIEWSVKSGQIRNLESARVSMVGQIKRLVWFRLVVRDVRLRPWLNLLLCVRCEVEEADTLERAGPVRDDAVEDRNEEFYDRSYVDEEENAAPEAGGGDAQTVYKWRIDLPKSEKYWDGWFRGTSNLFLGCHLPKLLLLAGIDRLDRDLTIGQMQGKFMMQVLPPCGHAVQEDQPDKVADSVAAFLLRHRFAEARREASPNSSLAS encoded by the exons ATGTGGGAGGAGAACTTCGACAAGGAGCA CGACGTGGGCCAGAACCTGGACTACTCGCCCGTGTCGTGGCAGGAGTATTTTGAGCAGATGGAGGACGTGAGCGTGGGCCAGGCCGACGGCCGAGACGTTTTCAGGGTTTACAAAGCGGGACGTGAGGGCCCCCTGCTGGTTCTTCTCCATGGAGGCGGACACTCTGCCCTGTCCTGGGCTGTCTTTACT ACGGCCATCATCGCCAGAGTGGGCTGCCAGGTGCTCGCTATGGACCTCAGGGGGCACG GAGACACTCTGGTCCACCAATCGGACGACTTCTCCACTCAAACCATGTCCAG CGACGTCGCAAACGTGATCCGGGCCTGCCACGGTGAGATCCCCCCTCCCGTGGTCCTGATTGGCCACGGTGTTGGCGGCGCCATCGCCGTGCACGTGGCCAGCAACGCGCTGTTGCCCACCGCCGTTGGACTTGTGGCCATCGACGTTGTGGAGG GAAGTGCGATGGAGGCACTTCACACCATACAGAATTTCCTAAAGGGGAGACCCAAGTCCTTTAAATCTTTGGACCACGCCATCGAGTGGAG CGTCAAGAGCGGACAAATCCGGAACCTGGAATCTGCCAGAGTGTCAATGGTTGGTCAGATCAAAAGGTTAGTTTGGTTTCGATTGGTCGTTAGAGATGTTCGACTCCGACCTTGGCTAAACTTGTTGCTGTGTGTCAGATGTGAAGTGGAGGAGGCCGACACCCTGGAGCGGGCCGGGCCGGTGAGGGACGACGCAGTAGAGGACCGGAATGAGGAGTTCTACGACCGAAGCTACGTTGATGAGGAGGAGAACGCCGCTCCAGAGGCCGGCGGCGGCGATGCCCAG ACCGTCTACAAATGGCGTATAGACCTGCCCAAGTCGGAGAAGTACTGGGACGGCTGGTTTCGAGGAACctccaacctttttttgggCTGCCACCTGCCCAAACTCCTCCTGTTGGCAGGAATCGACCGGCTGGACCGAGACCTGACCATCGGTCAGATGCAAG GTAAATTCATGATGCAGGTGCTGCCGCCTTGTGGTCATGCAGTGCAAGAGGATCAACCAGACAAA GTTGCTGACTCCGTGGCTGCGTTCCTGTTACGACACAGGTTTGCAGAAGCCAGAAGAGAAGCAAG TCCAAACTCTTCTCTGGCCAGCTGA
- the LOC144034558 gene encoding protein phosphatase methylesterase 1-like isoform X3 — protein sequence MYLKNAHISRRQCKSVCRFVCACMWTSDVGQNLDYSPVSWQEYFEQMEDVSVGQADGRDVFRVYKAGREGPLLVLLHGGGHSALSWAVFTTAIIARVGCQVLAMDLRGHGDTLVHQSDDFSTQTMSSDVANVIRACHGEIPPPVVLIGHGVGGAIAVHVASNALLPTAVGLVAIDVVEGSAMEALHTIQNFLKGRPKSFKSLDHAIEWSVKSGQIRNLESARVSMVGQIKRCEVEEADTLERAGPVRDDAVEDRNEEFYDRSYVDEEENAAPEAGGGDAQTVYKWRIDLPKSEKYWDGWFRGTSNLFLGCHLPKLLLLAGIDRLDRDLTIGQMQGKFMMQVLPPCGHAVQEDQPDKVADSVAAFLLRHRFAEARREASPNSSLAS from the exons ATGTATCTCAAAAACGCTCACATCTCAAGGCGCCAGTGTAAGAGTGTGTGCCGCTTTGTGTGTGCCTGCATGTGGACCAGCGACGTGGGCCAGAACCTGGACTACTCGCCCGTGTCGTGGCAGGAGTATTTTGAGCAGATGGAGGACGTGAGCGTGGGCCAGGCCGACGGCCGAGACGTTTTCAGGGTTTACAAAGCGGGACGTGAGGGCCCCCTGCTGGTTCTTCTCCATGGAGGCGGACACTCTGCCCTGTCCTGGGCTGTCTTTACT ACGGCCATCATCGCCAGAGTGGGCTGCCAGGTGCTCGCTATGGACCTCAGGGGGCACG GAGACACTCTGGTCCACCAATCGGACGACTTCTCCACTCAAACCATGTCCAG CGACGTCGCAAACGTGATCCGGGCCTGCCACGGTGAGATCCCCCCTCCCGTGGTCCTGATTGGCCACGGTGTTGGCGGCGCCATCGCCGTGCACGTGGCCAGCAACGCGCTGTTGCCCACCGCCGTTGGACTTGTGGCCATCGACGTTGTGGAGG GAAGTGCGATGGAGGCACTTCACACCATACAGAATTTCCTAAAGGGGAGACCCAAGTCCTTTAAATCTTTGGACCACGCCATCGAGTGGAG CGTCAAGAGCGGACAAATCCGGAACCTGGAATCTGCCAGAGTGTCAATGGTTGGTCAGATCAAAAG ATGTGAAGTGGAGGAGGCCGACACCCTGGAGCGGGCCGGGCCGGTGAGGGACGACGCAGTAGAGGACCGGAATGAGGAGTTCTACGACCGAAGCTACGTTGATGAGGAGGAGAACGCCGCTCCAGAGGCCGGCGGCGGCGATGCCCAG ACCGTCTACAAATGGCGTATAGACCTGCCCAAGTCGGAGAAGTACTGGGACGGCTGGTTTCGAGGAACctccaacctttttttgggCTGCCACCTGCCCAAACTCCTCCTGTTGGCAGGAATCGACCGGCTGGACCGAGACCTGACCATCGGTCAGATGCAAG GTAAATTCATGATGCAGGTGCTGCCGCCTTGTGGTCATGCAGTGCAAGAGGATCAACCAGACAAA GTTGCTGACTCCGTGGCTGCGTTCCTGTTACGACACAGGTTTGCAGAAGCCAGAAGAGAAGCAAG TCCAAACTCTTCTCTGGCCAGCTGA